The following proteins come from a genomic window of Paramisgurnus dabryanus chromosome 19, PD_genome_1.1, whole genome shotgun sequence:
- the lrrc71 gene encoding leucine-rich repeat-containing protein 71: MKKRVDKSAKKEPDKVDCGTEKEPQKTADDYHCSGNLEVDLPVLCKLTGVREVPTVKIRQPAPSSESGIMESQMSTWSPKPCLQIELENEDVKEVKISGWKVDEKMLQVLSKILASLDNLQSLHMWRTSLTDYTFTLLRNTIALCSNLRKVVLEGNSLPEQSYHLIIGEGSMLSYLSLRNNRIGEEGARLIGSALSTVHSSNKTLLSLNLAFNNIGDAGAIYIAQGLRFNRSLRCLSLSYNHIGDKGAAHLAEVLSSFALTHEEIVERRRLIMKREESTLVQPSQVSLTDSTSLSVHSSSSLDHNPNKGVKKKDNLKKEGKPATVQKEEPKLAKKDNKVARGQAGKVGGKDKNLTAPEPETLVHETVEVTETVIPLLDTEIVHTGGKVLYPGNHYLDYLNLSGNKLTEEALKLFLSSLESQGDGGLRRLSLNRNHFSPNCETFLKIQEMMSLKDTISAGQVKDEEQVEAQSNG; the protein is encoded by the exons ATGAAAAAGCGAGTTGATAAATCTGCAAAAAAGGAACCAGACAAGGTGGATTGTGGAACTGAGAAAGAGCCACAAAAGACTGCAG ATGACTACCATTGTTCAGGAAATCTTGAAGTGGATCTTCCTGTGCTGTGTAAACTGACGGGTGTTAGAGAAGTCCCTACTGTTAAGATAAGGCAGCCAGCACCATCATCAGAGAGTGGAATTATGG AAAGCCAAATGTCAACGTGGTCCCCTAAGCCCTGTCTCCAGATCGAGCTTGAAAATGAAGATGTAAAGGAGGTAAAGATATCTG GATGGAAGGTGGATGAGAAGATGCTTCAGGTGCTGAGCAAAATATTGGCATCGCTTGATAACTTACAGAGCCTACA CATGTGGCGCACAAGTTTGACAGATTACACCTTCACCTTACTGAGAAACACCATCGCTCTGTGTTCAAATCTCAG GAAAGTAGTTTTGGAAGGTAATTCACTCCCGGAGCAGAGTTACCACTTAATCATTGGGGAGGGCAGCAT GTTGTCTTATTTATCACTGCGGAACAATCGTATAGGAGAAGAGGGAGCTCGTCTGATTGGTTCAGCTCTTTCAACTGTACATTCGTCCAACAAGACCCTCCTGTCACTCAACTTGGCCTTTAATAACATTGGGGACGCAGGTGCCATTTATATCGCTCAG gGTCTGCGTTTTAATCGTTCCTTGAGGTGTCTGTCATTATCCTACAATCATATAGGTGATAAGGGGGCGGCTCATCTAGCTGAG GTGCTCAGTAGCTTTGCTTTGACACACGAAGAGATCGTAGAGAGGAGGAGACTGATAATGAAGCGTGAGGAATCGACGCTGGTCCAGCCGTCTCAGGTCAGTCTCACTGACAGCACATCTCTTTCAGTCCACAGCAGTTCATCGCTGGACCATAACCCCAACAAGGGTGTCAAAAAGAAG GACAACCTTAAGAAAGAGGGGAAACCAGCAACAGTACAGAAAGAAGAGCCAAAGCTGGCAAAAAAAG ACAACAAAGTGGCCCGTGGTCAGGCTGGAAAGGTGGGCGGCAAGGATAAGAATCTGACAGCGCCTGAGCCAGAG ACATTAGTACATGAAACGGTGGAGGTGACTGAAACAGTGATCCCACTTCTGGATACTGAAATTGTGCACACTGGAGGGAAAGTCCTTTATCCAGGAAACCACTACCTAGACTATCTTAATCTCTCAG GAAATAAACTGACAGAGGAAGCACTAAAGCTCTTCCTCTCATCTTTGGAGAGCCAAGGTGATGGAGGACTCCGCCGTCTCTCTCTCAAT AGGAATCACTTCTCCCCAAACTGTGAAACTTTCCTGAAGATACAAGAAATGATGTCTCTTAAGGACACAATAAGTGCTGGTCAGGTGAAGGATGAAGAACAGGTTGAAGCACAGAGCAATGGATAG